The DNA segment TAAGTGTATGTCAAACCCGAAGGAAATTCGAGAAGTGGTGGAGCCGACGGGATTTGAACCCGCGACCTCATGAGTGCGATTCATGCGCTCTCCCGGACTGAGCTACGGCCCCACGAAAAACAAGAGTAAGTAGTTTATTTCAGGAAATATCACTGTCAAACTTTCAGTGCCGTATAACGCTTCCACTGTATTGTGGAAAGGATTATGTATAATTTTTCTTTTTTGAATAATTGAGGAGATCATGGGATGAATTCCGTTAACATAGGTCTTGTAGGCGCCGGAACCATAGGTTGCGGAGTTTATAAAACGATAAGCGAAAACACAGACATAATAGAAAAAAGAACCGGGATAAAGCTGCGCATAAAAAAAGTGGCCGATATCGACATAAAGAGAAAACGCCCGGTCAAGATCCCGAAAAGGCTTTTCACCACCGACGCGGACGAACTCATAAACGACGAGAGCATCTCTATAATAATAGAGCTTATCGGCGGAACCACGGCGGCGCGCGAACTGGTTCTGGACGCGATACGGAACGGAAAAAACGTCGTAACCGCGAACAAGGCCCTTCTGGCTCACCACGGCGGGGAAATTTTCAGGGAGGCAGCCGCAAACGGAGTTCACGTGGCGTTTGAAGCTAGCGTGGGAGGAGGGATACCTGTAATCAAGGCGGCACATGAAAGCTACGTGGCTAACAATATCCTCTCCATACACGGAATAATGAACGGGACGTGCAACTACATACTTCATAACATGTCGGAGCAGAAAAAAGGGTTTGAGGAAATGCTGCGGCGCGCCCAGGACGAGGGATATGCCGAAGCCGATCCTTCGTTTGACATAGACGGCATTGACGCCGCCCACAAACTCTCGATCCTGATAATGCTTGCCTACGGATTTTTCCCGGAATTCGACGACATATACGTCGAGGGAATAAGAAACATCTCCTCGACCGACATAAGCTTCGCCGAACAGCTCGGCTACAAGATCAAGCTGCTCGCCATAGCCAAGTCGACCGACTCGGGCATACAGGCTGGAGTTTATCCGGCCCTTATAAGAAAAAACACACAGCTTGCCGACGTAAAAGACGCCTTTAATGCAATCCACATCGTGGGAGACAAGGTAGGTCCGACAATGCTTTATGGAATGGGGGCCGGGATGCTCCCGACGGCAAGCGCTGTCGTGGGCGATCTGGTTTCAATAGCCAAAACCGTTCAGAACGGCTCGCAGGCTGCTCCTCCCATGCTTTATTCCGAGGATGCCGGACACAGGTCTCTTGTCGGCACCGACCGCCTTGCGGGACGCTACTACCTTAGATTCCAAGTTGAAGATAAGCCTGGCACTCTCGGGAAGATAACTACGGTTCTCGGGAAGTGCGGAATAAGCATAGAGTCCATAATACAGCAGACAAGAGAAACAAACGGCGGGGAAGTTCCCATCATAATAATGACCCATGAGTCGAGCGAGAAAAGCCTTAGAAAAGCGCTTGGGAGAGTAGAAAAATCCATGACGTCCGTTGCCGACGCGATTTTCATAAGGATTGAGGAGATATGAGAGAACAGGCGGCTGTAACCGCGAGAAAGATAATTACGGGCATAGAGCGGCAGGAACATCCGACGTTCTACAAGGATCTTCTGGATTCGCTTCCCGAGGGAGTGATAGTAGCTGACGGGGATCTCAATATAATTTCCGTTAACGAACCGTCTGAAACCATACTCAATATCTCAAGGCGAAAAACCGTCGGAAAGCATATATCCAGATTTCTGCCTGAAGAAATAACCAACCTCTGCACCAGGGCGGTGAAAGAGGAAAGGGTTATGCAGGAAAACGACCTGCTTTTCCGCATATCAAAGGACTCGTCGATCAACGTGGAATGCACGGCATCTCCCATACACGGAAACGACGGGAAAATGAGCGGACTCGTAATACAGATAAGAAACACGGAAAAGATGAACATGATGTCCATCATCAGCAGGAACTGTAGCCTTGAAGAAAATTACGAGACCCTGGTAAGAGGACTTGCGCACGAAATCAGAAATCCACTCAGCGGGATAAAGGGAGCAGCACAGCTTCTAAAAGGCACGTTGTCGAAAACGGAGAAAAACCGGTGTTCCAAGATAATAATAAACGAAGTAGAGAGACTGAAAGACCTGGTCGACAGGCTCGTCAAACCCTCATCTGTATCAACGCAGCATCTGATGTCTGTGGATATAAATGAGATTTTGATTGACATAATATTTCTCGAATCGAATCTTCATAAGAACATAGAGTTCAAGCACAAGCTCGACATTACCATTCCTCCCATACCCGGGGACTACAACTCTCTCAAACAGGTGTTCATAAACATCATCCAAAACGCCGTGAGCTCGATCAAGAGCGACGGGCAGATAACGGTCAGCACGAGATGGGTGACGGATTACAAGATACGTAATAAACACACTGTCATGATATCGGTAAAGGACAATGGAAGCGGCATACAGAAAAAAAACCTGAAAAAAATATTCACCCCGTTTTTTTCAAGCAAAAAGAAGGGAACCGGGCTTGGTCTTTTCATATCGAACCAAGTAATAGCCAAATACGGAGGAATAATTACCGCGGAGAGCTGGGAGGGAAAAGGCTCCGAATTCAAGATACAGCTTCCGGCAAGCTAGCGAATCATCCGCTCCTCGCCGCTCCGGGAAAAACAATGTAGCGCACAACGCGCCTACTAGAGGAATCAGATCATGAAAGACCGTATTCTGGTAGCCGACGACGAAGAAGACATCAGGTGGATACTCGAGACATCCCTTAAGAAATCGGGATTTGAAGTCGAGTGTGCGGAAAACGGAGAGGATGCCGTCCGAAAGGCCCGCGAGGAGGCGTATTCCCTGATTCTCCTTGACATAAACATGCCGGATATGAACGGGTTTGAGGTTCTCTCCCAGCTTAGAGACAGGGGAATTGACTCTCCCATAATATTCATAACCGCGCAAAATACCGTCAGTAACGCCATAGATTCAATGCAGCTCGGCGCCTATGATTACCTGACCAAACCATTTGATCTCGAAGAGGTGAAACTCTTTGCCGAGCGGGCGATAAAAAGCTACGATGCGGGAAGAAAAATAAGGCTGTCCGAAGATGCCGAGGAAAACATATCGTTTGAGGAAATAGTCGGCAGTTCGCCCGACATGCTAAACGTATACAAGATCATCGGCCGCACCGCCTCCAAGAACATCACAGTGCTTATATCGGGAGAAAGCGGCACGGGAAAAGAACTTATCGCAAGGGCGATACACTATAACAGCCCGAGAAGAAAAAAAAGGCTCGTGTCCGTAAACATATCCGCAATCCCCAAGGAACTTATGGAGAGCGAGCTGTTCGGATACGAAAAAGGAGCGTTCACGGGTGCCGCGGCCTTGAAGAAGGGAAGATTCGAGGAAGCCGACGGGGGAACCCTCCACATAGATGAAATAGGGGAACTTTCAACCGACTTGCAGTCAAAACTCCTAAGAGCCATCGAGGAGAAGCAGATCTACCGGCTCGGAAGCGAAAAACCAGTCCCGGTTGACCCCAGGATAATCGCGAGCACGAATAAGAACCTAAGAGATGCCGTCGCGGAAGGCTCTTTCAGAGAGGACCTGTTCTACAGACTCAACGTCATAAGCATAAACCTTCCTCCCCTGAGAAAAAGAAAAGAAGATATAAGCGAACTGCTCAAGCATTTTCTGAAGAAGTACTCCGCGGAACTCGGCACCGAGAAAAAGGTCTTCTCCAGCGAAGCGGAGCAGTTACTGATTACCCACAACTGGCCCGGAAACGTAAGAGAGCTTGAAAACACCATAAAACGCCTCTTGGTCCTAAGCCCCGATAGCATAATAAGTGCGAAGGAGACAAAAGACGCCATGGATTCGCAAACCAGCTACGGGGAAACTGAAACAATGGAGAGGAAAACCGAAGAACTTGTCCGAGTTATGGTAGAAAATTCGGACTTCTCGCTGCAGAACGTCCACGAGCAGGTAATCGGCAGAGTTGAAAAACAGTTAATCCAAACAGTTCTCGCGAAAACTGGCGGAAACATGAAGCAGGCGGCAGCTATACTGGGAATAAACAGGAACACGCTTTCAAAAAAGATAAACGACCTGGGAATAGAAAAGGGTTAAAGACTAATAGCCGAGCTTTCTCAAAGCGTCGCGGGCCGCGGACTGCTCGGACTGCCTTTTACTGCTGCCTTTTCCCCTACCCCTCAGGTCGGAAGGAATTGTGACCTCTACGGTGAAAGTCCTTTCATGCGGAGGACCCTCCTCGCTTAAGATTCTGTACTCAGGAGTCTGTCCAAAGATGCTCTGGGAAACTTCCTGAAGCTCGGTTTTGCTGTCGCGTGGGAAGTCGTTTTCCTCAATAGCGTCCCGAAACAACCCAGAGACCACCTCGAAAGTTTTCTCGTAGCCCGCGTCAAGATACAACGCACCTATAAGCGCCTCAAAAGCGTTTGCGTTATTTGACTCCCTTTTCCTTCCCCCAGTGTTCTCCTCTCCTTTCCCAAGCCTCATCTGTTTTCCCAAGCCAGTCGTCTCGGCGTATCTCGCGAAATTCGCGCCGCTTACCACTCGACTTCTGACCTTGGAGAGATCTCCCTCAGTGTGCGAAGGGTATTTTTCATAAAGAAGCACACTCACCATGCATCCCAGCAGGGCGTCTCCGAGAAACTCAAGTCTCTCGTTGCTAGGGCACGAGAACTCATTTGCGTATGAACTGTGGGTAAGAGCAGTTTCAAGCAGTGAGCGGTCTTTGAACTTGTAGCCAAGTTTCTGTTCGATCATTGGGGAAAAATATCATTAACGACATTTAAAATCAATCTGCCCGCCGCGGTGTCTAAATTTTAAGATTCTATGCACAATAAACGTGCATCTTTGGAAAAACGAAAAATCTTTCTTGGGGGAAAAAGAGATTTTTTTGTAAACGAAAATATAAATTGCGAAGCTGGCAGATTCTAAGAATATTGAATGATAATACGGAGTTGCAAAACGAAAAACTTTCCCTTCGCAAAAGAAACAGTTATTTTATACGCCGGTTTGGGTAATCAGTTCACTTCAAAGCGAAAGAAATGGTATATTTCTTGATACTTTAATGTAGATGAATAAATACGCGTAGGAGGATTTTATTACCATGAAGAAGATAGAGGCCATTATCAAACCGTTCAAACTGGAGGACGTTAAGGAGGCTCTCAGAGAAATAGGGATTCAGGGTCTGACAGTTGTCGAGGTAAAGGGGTTCGGCCGTCAGAAAGGTCATACGGAGCTTTACAGGGGTGCAGAATACGTCATCGATTTTCTCCCTAAAATAAAGCTGGAAATAGTAGTTTCCGACGATATGGTCTCCAAGGTAATCGAGACCATAAGAGAAAGCGCGAAAACCGGCAAGATAGGAGACGGAAAGATATTTATCTTCCCAGCCGAGGACGTAGTGAGAATCAGAACTGGAGAAAGAGGCGAGGATGCTATATAATTAGCGCTCGTACCAAATAATTTCTTTCTGAAAACAATCGCATTAAGGAGGATAATTGATCATGCCTACTGACAGCAAGTCAGGTCAGCCGGTTATTCCAAAAAAGCCGGCTGAACTAATAAAGTTCATAAAAAATTACGAGATTGAGTTTGTTGATCTCAGGTTTCTTGATTTTATAGGAATGTGGCAGCACTTCACTATACCGGCGGAGGAAGTTGACAAGTCATTTTTTGAAAACGGCCTTGGTTTTGACGGTTCAAGCATCAGGGGCTGGCAGGCTATTAACACAAGCGACATGTTGATTATGCCAGACCCAACCACCTGCAAGCGCGATCCTTTCATGCAGGCCGAGACTCTCGCCATAATATGTAATATTGAAGACCCCATAACAAGGGAGCCCTACACGAGAGACCCGAGAAACATAGCGATGAAAGCTATTTCTTTCATGCAGGGCACGAAGGTCGCGGACACCGCTTACTTTGGTCCCGAGCTGGAATTTTTCATTCTTGACGATGTCAGATACGATCAGAGTCCGCGTGGCGGATACTACTTCATAGATTCGGAGGAAGGCATCTGGAATTCTGGGGCCGACGAACAGCCGAACCTCGGTCACAAGCTCAGGCACAAGGAAGGCTACTTTCCAACTCCTCCTTCAGACAGCATGCACGACATACGTTCCGAAATGGTAAGCGTGCTTCTGAGCCTCGGTATTTCAGTTGAGGCCCATCACCATGAAGTCGCGACGGCAGGGCAGGCGGAGATTGACATGCGTTTCGCTCCTCTGGTCCAGATGGGAGACAATATGAAATGGTATAAGTATGTGGTAAAGAACGTTGCCCGGGAACATGGGAAAACAGCCACTTTCATGCCAAAGCCCGTCTTTGACGATAACGGTTCCGGAATGCACATTCACCAGTCTCTGTGGAAAAACGGAAAACCTCTTTTCGCCGGAAAGGGATATGCTGGACTGAGCGACCTTGCAATGTATTATGTGGGTGGAGTTCTAAAGCACGCAAGAGCCATATGCGCATTTAGCAACCCGATAACGAACTCCTACAGGAGGCTCGTTCCTGGGTTTGAAGCTCCCGTGAATCTTGCTTACTCCGCGAGAAACAGAAGCGCTGCGGTAAGAATCCCCATGTATTCTCCTAACCCAAAGGCAAAGAGAATCGAGACCCGGTTTCCGGATCCCTCGTGCAATGGTTATCTAACGTTTTCTGCTTTGTTGATGGCCGGACTCGACGGAATCGAAAACAAGATTAAGCCGGGAGACCCGCTGGACAAGGATATTTACGCACTGGGACCCGAGGAACTGAGTAACATCCCCTCCGTACCAGGTTCGCTCGAAGAGGCCGTAAAAGCCCTTGAAGAGGATCACGAGTTCCTGCTTAAAGGAGACGTGTTCACTGAAGACGTAATAGAGACATGGATTGACTACAAAACGGAAAACGAGATCAACCCGATCAGACTAAGACCCGTACCGTACGAGTTCACACTTTATTACGACGTGTAAAAAAGGAAAAAACAGATAAGAAAAAAGGGGTGCTTTCTCGGAAGGCACCCCTTTTTTTATGCTCTGCCGAAGGGGGGAGTCGAACCCCCACGGGCGCAATGCCCACAGGATCCTGAATCCTGCGCGTCTACCAATTCCGCCACTTCGGCTTTTATCTTTCTCTCCAGGATACAACGGTCGGATATGAATTCTTCTTTTTCAGGTTTTTGCGGATGACGGCTCGAATCTGTCTTGACACCGGAATTTCTCTTCCCACCATGCCGGTGGAGACGGCGGTATAAACATCGCTTTTCCCGCCTTTAAGAACCACGCCCGAAATACCGGAACTTATTTTCAGACTGGAATCCACTTTCTTCAAGATCTTCTTGGTCTCACTAGCCGATATGATCCTCTTGGTGCTCCTGCGTGTTACTATCTCGTCGGCCATTCTCCGCACAACGCTGTCTTTTATCTCTCGGTAATCGCTCTGTCTCTCGTTGACCGAGACCCCAGCGGCCTTGATAGTAGACATTATCACCGTCTCCGGAGCGGTGCTGAAATTCACCTGCTTGTCCTTAGGATACACGGTCAGATAGTCCTTGACCTTGAAAAAGAAATCCTTATCCATCCCCTGAATCATCCTAATTTCCTCAACGCTGTCAAGCAGCCCGTCTTTGATATAATAGGGGTTTTCAAGTCCCGCGTAATAAGCTGCGGTGGCACCATCGGGATCCTGATCGTTTCCAGCGCCTTGCACCGCTCCGTCAAGCCAGTTTACAAGGCTTGCCACGAAAAGATCGGCTTTCTCCGTCTCCACACCGAGAAAGCGGAAAAGTTCATTTAGCTGCGTGCGGACCTGGAAATCCACCCGGTTTGATTTCTGGTCCACAAGAGCGTTGAGGTTGACTCTTGATCTCTCATCTATCACCTCAAGGGATATGTTTCCGTCTCCAATGGGGAAGGAGCTGATGGAAAGACTCCATCCGCCGGCACCGTTCTGCGACTTTATTGCCTGGGCTAGCACTCCCTTGATTACGGGAATATCCTCAAGCGTTTTCTTTCTCAGCACGCCTTGTACGACCCTCACCCCCGATTTCGCTATATGTCTTGCCTGGACGTCGCTTGAGCTGTTCGCGGAGATCTCGTAGCTCACGCGGGTTGAATATATGAAGTCAATAACGATCGTGGAGAGTATGGCGATCGTTATGACGACAATAACAAGGACTATACCTCTCTGCGCTGTTTTCGAATCTGCTCTCCGCATCAGTCAGCCACCGGTATGGCAACAATCATGGAATGGACTTCTTCCTGTCCTCGGTCCCCCACCAAAACGATCTGGATCTGAACGGCTCCGGGAAATCCTCGCATTACTGACGAATCCCACTCCCATACTCTCTGCTCACTCGCCGAGTTCAGGGACCGCCCGCTAAGGAAATTCACCCGGAAACTCAGCACCCTCTCCGAAAGTGGGTACGCGGCTCCGGCCTCATCGTTTCCGATCCAGTAATTATCCTTCCTCATAAGGGCGAACATATTTTCGCGCTCGCCGCGGAGCGGAAGCACGTAATAGGATATCTCACTCTGACCGGACTGGGTGGAATAATGCGTTGGGTCCTTTGCAAAAGAAGTAAAGACAATCCTGCTATTCTCCCCTTCAAGCCTCCCGGTAAAATAGCGGTAGGTGGAGGAAGAAGTCCCGGCGTTGATATTCCCCCGGGGAAACGCATTCACCAAGTCGTGGCGCATCTTGAGCAGGATGGTGTTTGTCTCCTGGATCAGTTCGTTTTCCGTCTCCACTCTGCGTTTGGCGGTTATTAGCTGGGAAAAAGAACTATAGAGCATCGTAAGCACGATGACCGTTATAGTGACGGCGATAAGAACCTCTATAAGGGTAAAGCCGCTTTTGTCATCCCGAATCGACGAAGTTGATTTCATAGCTTTCCTCCCCGTCATCCCAGGTTATAAGAATATTTACGATGTTCATTTTCGCTTCGAACTGCGGCAGGTTGTAAGGAACGACCACGATATGCCACTCAAAGCCCGGATGGTTATCAAACTTTCCGCTTCTCTTCGACGCGGAGGGAAGCCCCTCGGCGTCAATCCGGGAAGCTATCTCGTCAGCAAGGCTCGTGGCTATGAGATAGTTTGTGGATCTTGTGGCAATATTTATATTGTGACCCACAATGCCGAGTATGGACACCATCGCGAAGGCAAGCAACCCCACAGCAACCATGACTTCAAGCAGCGTGAATCCGCAAATGCCGTTTTTCCAGGTTCTCATTCCGTTTTTCTCCTACTGCTCCGTCACGCTTTGAAGCCGGTTGTTAAACTCGACGTACCTGTCAAAAACTTTCGTAGCCCCCGTATAGGGATTAGTTGAAAGCGTGAAGAAATTGTCCTCACCGGTTCTCAGGTGAATAACCGCTGAGTCGACAATCCCAGTTGGCAGAAAAAGTATAAACGCGTCCCTTCCCGAACCGACTTTCCCTTGAGTTCTCTCTGTTTGTATGTCGTTGAAAAAAACTCCGTTGGGAAGATTCCTGCGGCCGTATCCGGAATCCTCTCGCGCCTGAAACTGGTTTCCCTCAAGAACCTCCGCCCAGTACTCCCCGGCGTCAATATCGAAAGAAAGCTTATATATCCGCTTTTCAAAGATGGACCTGCTGTAAAGATATCTTATTGTCGTTACAAGCCCTCTTGAAGCGCTGCGCAGGTTCATGTCATCTGTCTTGAAGACCCTCGGCATCGCCACGGAGAAAAAAGCTCCGAGCAGAAAAACAACCACCATGAGTTCAATTAATGTAAAACCTGCGGATTTTCTTCTCATCTGTCTCTGCTGGACAGATCGTCGTCTGAATTCCCCACCCCGTCGGGGCCATTAGACCTTATATAGTACAGTCCGTCCTCGGTCTGGTCGGTCCCGAAATATACAAACTCGTTTCCCCAAGGATCAAGCGGCACGCCTGCGGATTCCAGATAACGCCTCCACCTCCTGGCTTCCCTGCCAACCGTTACGGGTTCGACCAGAGCGCGTAATCCCTGCTGGGTTTCGGGATAAAAACCGTTATCAAACTTAAACAGCTGGAGCGCCTGCTCAAACTGCCTGATCTGAATCATGGCCTGTTTTTCCTTTGCCCTCTCCCCCTGACCTATCACGTTGGTGCCTACTATGTAGGCAAGCCCTGCTATGATAAGCACGACCACCATAATTTCAATCAGAGTAAATCCCATCTGGGATCTCATTTTCTCTACCTCCTGTTCAGTTTATTACCGAAGTTAGATTCAACACTGGTAAAAGTATAGCAAAGACTATAAAACCCATCACAACGCCCATAATCAGTATCATTACCGGTTCAAGAAGAGAAGTCAGAGTGGAAAGCATGCCATCGACCTCGGTGTCGTACATATCAGCCACTTTCGAGAGCATGTCTTCAATTTTGCCGGCCTCCTCCCCCACAGATACCATTCTCACTACAAGGGGCGGAAAAATCCCGGTCTGTCCAAGAGAGGACCCGAATGCCGCTCCTTCCGCCACCTTGACCCGGACATCCTTGATATTTTCAACGTAAAGACTGTTTCCCAAGACCGATTCGCTCACCTTAACCGACTCAAGAAGAGGAATACCGCTTGAAAGCAACGTTGAGAGCGTCCTTGTAAAACGGGAAATCATTACTTTTGAAGACATTTTCCCGAACACCGGTACCCTCAGGGAAAACCTGTCGTATACTTTTTTTCCGGAAGGCGTTTTTACGTATCTGTGCGCAAAAAAGAATACGACGGCCATAAAAACCAGAATCAGGGCGAAATTTTCCCTTAGAAAATCGCTTGCCCCTATGAGCACTACTGTAACAAAGGGCAGAGCCTTGTTGCTGGCCTCGAATATATCGGCGACTTTGGGAATTACAAAAGTCATCATGAAAACAAGCACCCCAAGCCCAACGATAAACATTATCGCCGGATATATCATTGCGCCCCTTATCTTCGAATTGAGTTCCTGCTGCTTTTCAAGAAAATCCGCGAGACGGTCAAGTACGACGTCAAGAGTTCCGCTCGCCTCACCCGCGCGGACCATGCTCACATAAAGATCGGAAAAAACGTTTTTATGCTCCTCGAGCGCAACATGGAGAGAACTGCCTTCACTCACTCGGCTTCGCACCTGGGAGAGAATCTCCTTAAGCTTCTGATCATCTGTCTGCTCGTAGAGAGCCACAAGCGACGTTTCAAGAGGAAGACCGGAAGAAACCAGAGTGGAGAACTGTCTCGTCATGACGGCAAGCTCCGAGGTGCTTACCCCGGTCCACGGAAGGCTTATAGACGAGCGGCGAGACCCGGTCGCTTCCTTTATGGAAGAGAGATAGACCCCTCCTTTTCTTAGCTTGTCGCTTGCGATCTTGACCGATTCCGCGCTTATAACACCCCTTACCGATTCGCCCTTGTCGTTAATGGCTTTATAGTTGTAAACAGGCATTTCCAGATACCGATGTTAAGGATAACCGTGGACTAGGTCTCCGCCAGTTCCTCTTCAGTGACCCTGAGCACTTCGTCAATCGACGTTATGCCTTTCGCAACTTTGTCGGCACCGTCCATTCTCAGGGTGACGAGTCCGTTTCTCAGGGCCTTTTCCTTAAGCGTGGCCGAATCCGGGTGGGTCAGGACAGTGTTTTTAAGTTCGTCATCAATAAGAAGTATCTCGAAAATCGCTATTCTCCCGGAGAACCCCGTCCCCATGCACTCCTGGCACCCCTTGGCTCTGTAGATCTTTCCTTCGGGACAAGACTCGCGCGCTAGCCCAATACGGCTAAGCTCCTCATCAATCGGTACGTACTGTTCCTTGCACTGCTCGCAAAGAATCCTGACAAGTCTCTGGGCTATGACCGCCGAGAGGGTCGAAGCTATGAGAAAGGACTCCACTCCCATGTCGGCAAGCCTGGTCACGGCGCTTACCGAATCGTTGGTATGAAGCGTGGAGAATACGAGGTGTCCGGTAAGAGAGGCATTCATGGAAATATCGGCGGTTTCCCTGTCCCTTATTTCCCCCACCAGTATAACGTCGGGATCCTGTCTCAGTATTGAGCGAAGTCCGTTTGCGAACGTAAGATCGACCTTGGTGTTGACCTGTATCTGGTTGATCCCCTGTATCTGGTATTCAACCGGATCCTCTACGGTAATTATCTTCTTGTCGGGAAGATTGATTCTCTGCAGGGCGGCATAAAGACTCGTCGTCTTGCCGCTTCCCGTGGGTCCCGTAACGAGTATGATCCCATGGGGACGCTGGGTAAGAGATTCCACAAGTTCAAGCTTCTTGCCTTCAAGGCCCAGCTGCTCGAAGCTCATAAGCACTGAAGACCTGTAAAGCAGCCTCATCACCACGCTTTCTCCCCACGAAGTGGGAACGGTCGAGACCCTTACGTCTATATCTCTTCCCCCAATCTTAAGCCTTATGCTTCCGTCCTGGGGCTTTCTTTTCTCCGCTATGTCAAGCTCGGACATGATCTTCACGCGCGAAATTACCGAAGACTGCACCGTCTTCGGAACTTTCGTCACGTCGTGCAGAATGCCGTCCTTTCTGAACCGGACCAGCACCTCTTTCTCGAAACACTCTATGTGAATATCGCTTGCGTGCTCCCTTACGGCCTGGAAAAGAAGCGTGTTTATGAATTTTATGATCGGGGCTTCGTCCTCGGCCTCAATCAGATCCTGAGGTTCTGTAAACTCCATTTCGGAGAGCCCGGAACCCTCGTTTATATCTTCTGAGACAACATCCTTGCCCTGTTCGTAAACCCTGTTGATGCTGTCGTTGAGCACGCGCTCAAGGGTAATATATGTTTCAAGCGAGCACCCGAAGCGGGAGCGCACTTCGTCAAGGGCATAGAGTTCCTGGGGCGGGGCGAATACGACTTTGAGCGTCCCGTTATCCTTGTTTATGGGAAGTATTCTGAATTTTTTCGCGAAACTGATCGGGAACTGTTTTATCAGTTCATAATCTATCTCGTCTTCCGGAATCGATTCGATCTTCTCGATTCCGTAGAATTCGGAAAGAACGTCAAGGGCCGGGAAATCCTTGAGTACATCTGTTTTGAGCAGTATGTCTTCGGTGTTCCGGCCGTTTTTCCCTTTCAGCTCTTCAATTCTCCCCATCACCTCGGGGTAGCGCCTGCTTATTATTTCGTCAAGAGCCTTCATTTCTTAAAAACTTCCCTATTCAAGCGTATTCAGGTCCCTTCTGTGAAGCAAGGTCTTTCTCCTCTGGTGATCCAGAAGCAACTGCTTCATGTCGCTTTCCGTCTCAACTATCCGCGGGGTAAGGAGTATCATCAAGTTGAGTTTCCTGCTCTGGTTGCGCTTGAACCTGAAGAGGTTTCCAATCAGCGGGATATCTCCAAGCAGAGGAGTCTTGTTGTGAAGCACCTCTTCTCTGTCCTGGACCAACCCGCCTATAACAAGGGTCTGTCCATTTTTGACTATAACTGACGAGTCGGCACTTC comes from the Candidatus Dadabacteria bacterium genome and includes:
- the rnc gene encoding ribonuclease III, whose product is MIEQKLGYKFKDRSLLETALTHSSYANEFSCPSNERLEFLGDALLGCMVSVLLYEKYPSHTEGDLSKVRSRVVSGANFARYAETTGLGKQMRLGKGEENTGGRKRESNNANAFEALIGALYLDAGYEKTFEVVSGLFRDAIEENDFPRDSKTELQEVSQSIFGQTPEYRILSEEGPPHERTFTVEVTIPSDLRGRGKGSSKRQSEQSAARDALRKLGY
- a CDS encoding homoserine dehydrogenase, with product MNSVNIGLVGAGTIGCGVYKTISENTDIIEKRTGIKLRIKKVADIDIKRKRPVKIPKRLFTTDADELINDESISIIIELIGGTTAARELVLDAIRNGKNVVTANKALLAHHGGEIFREAAANGVHVAFEASVGGGIPVIKAAHESYVANNILSIHGIMNGTCNYILHNMSEQKKGFEEMLRRAQDEGYAEADPSFDIDGIDAAHKLSILIMLAYGFFPEFDDIYVEGIRNISSTDISFAEQLGYKIKLLAIAKSTDSGIQAGVYPALIRKNTQLADVKDAFNAIHIVGDKVGPTMLYGMGAGMLPTASAVVGDLVSIAKTVQNGSQAAPPMLYSEDAGHRSLVGTDRLAGRYYLRFQVEDKPGTLGKITTVLGKCGISIESIIQQTRETNGGEVPIIIMTHESSEKSLRKALGRVEKSMTSVADAIFIRIEEI
- a CDS encoding sigma-54-dependent Fis family transcriptional regulator, which produces MKDRILVADDEEDIRWILETSLKKSGFEVECAENGEDAVRKAREEAYSLILLDINMPDMNGFEVLSQLRDRGIDSPIIFITAQNTVSNAIDSMQLGAYDYLTKPFDLEEVKLFAERAIKSYDAGRKIRLSEDAEENISFEEIVGSSPDMLNVYKIIGRTASKNITVLISGESGTGKELIARAIHYNSPRRKKRLVSVNISAIPKELMESELFGYEKGAFTGAAALKKGRFEEADGGTLHIDEIGELSTDLQSKLLRAIEEKQIYRLGSEKPVPVDPRIIASTNKNLRDAVAEGSFREDLFYRLNVISINLPPLRKRKEDISELLKHFLKKYSAELGTEKKVFSSEAEQLLITHNWPGNVRELENTIKRLLVLSPDSIISAKETKDAMDSQTSYGETETMERKTEELVRVMVENSDFSLQNVHEQVIGRVEKQLIQTVLAKTGGNMKQAAAILGINRNTLSKKINDLGIEKG
- a CDS encoding P-II family nitrogen regulator, giving the protein MKKIEAIIKPFKLEDVKEALREIGIQGLTVVEVKGFGRQKGHTELYRGAEYVIDFLPKIKLEIVVSDDMVSKVIETIRESAKTGKIGDGKIFIFPAEDVVRIRTGERGEDAI
- the glnA gene encoding type I glutamate--ammonia ligase, which produces MPTDSKSGQPVIPKKPAELIKFIKNYEIEFVDLRFLDFIGMWQHFTIPAEEVDKSFFENGLGFDGSSIRGWQAINTSDMLIMPDPTTCKRDPFMQAETLAIICNIEDPITREPYTRDPRNIAMKAISFMQGTKVADTAYFGPELEFFILDDVRYDQSPRGGYYFIDSEEGIWNSGADEQPNLGHKLRHKEGYFPTPPSDSMHDIRSEMVSVLLSLGISVEAHHHEVATAGQAEIDMRFAPLVQMGDNMKWYKYVVKNVAREHGKTATFMPKPVFDDNGSGMHIHQSLWKNGKPLFAGKGYAGLSDLAMYYVGGVLKHARAICAFSNPITNSYRRLVPGFEAPVNLAYSARNRSAAVRIPMYSPNPKAKRIETRFPDPSCNGYLTFSALLMAGLDGIENKIKPGDPLDKDIYALGPEELSNIPSVPGSLEEAVKALEEDHEFLLKGDVFTEDVIETWIDYKTENEINPIRLRPVPYEFTLYYDV
- a CDS encoding PAS domain-containing protein, with protein sequence MREQAAVTARKIITGIERQEHPTFYKDLLDSLPEGVIVADGDLNIISVNEPSETILNISRRKTVGKHISRFLPEEITNLCTRAVKEERVMQENDLLFRISKDSSINVECTASPIHGNDGKMSGLVIQIRNTEKMNMMSIISRNCSLEENYETLVRGLAHEIRNPLSGIKGAAQLLKGTLSKTEKNRCSKIIINEVERLKDLVDRLVKPSSVSTQHLMSVDINEILIDIIFLESNLHKNIEFKHKLDITIPPIPGDYNSLKQVFINIIQNAVSSIKSDGQITVSTRWVTDYKIRNKHTVMISVKDNGSGIQKKNLKKIFTPFFSSKKKGTGLGLFISNQVIAKYGGIITAESWEGKGSEFKIQLPAS